TTGGCATAATTAATAACTACCATCACATACGTTCCGTCTACATTCTTATAAGCAGAACACATCAATCCTTGCTGGTCGGTGTCGCCATCAGGAATCAAAGCGTCTGTTTGATCGAAAGCCGAAACGGATAACCGGATTGCCCCCGGACGGATAAAACGACTATAATTACCTAAAGCCCACATCAGTTTGGAGTCTTCTACTCTGCCATCTAAGAAATTATTGTCCGTAGTACATTCGCGAATCAATCCATCTTTGTAATCACCGCCAATGGCACGCCACCATTGCCAACTTTTTGCTCCCGCATATACAATATCGTGATGAATGATGCGTGCTACATAAAGTGCCGTTTTCATGGTACGGTCGAAACCACCTCCGCCACCGATCTCTTCATCATTGCCCATAATACAAGTTTCCGTCTGCCAGAAGTCAACATTGTATTTATCTAGTGTATCCCGTAGTTGAAGACGGATATTGCGCAGATCGCTTAAAGGTGTATTTGTCCAATAGCTATGCCCGAGCATCAGACGAGGAACATTCGGAGTATCTCCCAAATACGTATCCACACTATCCGGGCAGAAGAAAGCTTGAATCTGATACCCCCGTTGCCAATCCGTTTCGTGAGTGCGGAACATACAACGATAATCGGAAGACTCATTGACCAGAATCTGTGTATCCATGTCCCGGTCTACAAACTCTTTGCTCAACAGACGAACCGTGCGGGCTACTTCCCTATTCGTTGCCGGACAGCCTTCCTGCTTCGGACCGACCCAGTTCCAGTGTCCGTCCGGTTCATTGAAAGGACAGATATAGTTGAACTTGATGCCATCGTGTTGTTCTACTCCCTGCACTACATCTGCCAGAAAACGAGCGTACTTTTCATAACAATCCGGTTTCAGGTTCGCCGTACCTCCACGTCCGGTGTTGGTAGCCAATCCGTTCTGTGTGTAATATATGGGAGGCGAATTCAAGAAAGCCAGAAATTTGTTGACTCCCCGTTCTTTAGCCAGTTTCAGGAAGTTGCGTTGACCTTGTTGTTTGTTCCAGTCGTATGTTCCGTCGGGATTCAGGAAACATTCGGCACGCATCCAGGGAGAAGCAATCTGACTGTTCTCTCCTTGCTCCTTGCTACCTGCTCCGACATTGAAACGCCAGAGTGACAGGCCGATACCTTTCGGTTGTCCGTTGGCGTCATTCTCCGTGCTGAACAACCAGTCGGCTATTTGGTTTTGTTTCTCCTGCGGCCAAAGCCCGATGAATTGCATACTCCAGGCATCGGAAGCACTGAAGTATGCCATCGTCTGACAGAGTTGGTCTGTTTCTATCTGATAACGTATTTCGGGGGCAGGTTGGGAACATCCACCTGCCACACTGGCTATTGAGAAGAAGCCTAAAGCGGCTAAAATCTTTTTACCTTTCATCCTATCCATCTAAAATTTTTAATTATTCAAATCACACAATACAGTTCTAAAAACATACAAACAATCTATTGAAATCCGAAAAGATATAACTAACGGGTGGGTATTACTTGTTTAATGCTCCCATCTTCATTAAATTCCATACGATCTATGCATACTTCACGATGAACACCGGGATCACTCTTCAGATAATTCTTATTAATGCGATGATAAACAATATACCACTTATCAGTACCGGGAACCTGTAATATGGAATTATGAGCAGGGCCATATATTTCCTTCTCCGGGTTTTGAATCAATACGACAGGGCTCTTGGCCACTTTAATCGGCCCCAAAGGTGATGTCGAAGTGCCATAAGCTACATGATAATTAGGAGAGCCGGTATCGTCTACCGACCACATGAAATAGTAAAGCCCGTTACGATAAAACACATAAGCAGCCTCACGATACGCATAATCCTGTAGCGTTCCTCCTTCGGGAGTCATCACTGTGATAGTCTCTTTCTTAATTGAAATCATATCATCATTAAGCTCTGCACCTGCCATATAACCGTTTCCCCAATACAAATATGACTTCCCCGAAGCCGGATCGGTGAATACATCCACATCAATCTGTTGCCCGTGTCCTGTAGGCGAATCCGTTATAATAGGATGTCCCAAGTCAACAAACGGTCCTGCAGGCGAATCACTTGTAGCCACTCCAATCTGCTTTCCTCCTCCTGTCTTAGGATTTCCACTGTAATAAAAGAAATATTTATATTGATCTCCTACTAACTTTTCCTCTATACATGGTGCCCACGCATTACCATCCGCCCAAGGCACTTGGTCTGACTTTAAATCCAGCATGACTCCTTCATCCTTCCAATTCTTCAAGTCGACGGACGAAAAAACAGTAAAATACCAACCACCCCATCCAGGCTGACCGTCTGTAGTAGAATAAATGTAGTATTTCTTTGTCTTATTAGAATACAAGATTTCAGGATCGGCATGAAAACCCGGCAAGACAGGATTCCCTGATTGTGCGAAAGCAGGAAATGTCACCGCTAACAGCAGGCCGAACGCAATTAGAGTTTGTTTAATCGTTACTATCATTATTTTCATTCATTAGATAAAGGGGGAAATATCAGGTTGCGATACTTCCCCCTCAAGTATTATATTCTTGATACTATTTATTTCAATGCTACCTTAATAGACTGACTATAGCAATATTCTGATGATTTGTCCGATTTGACTCCCACACGGGCGTAAAGATACGATTCGTTTACCAAACCACTCGGGATTTCAATTTCAGCTGTGTTTTCCTGATCGAGTGAAACAGCATTACCCAACTTCAACTCTGCTTCTTTCTGCTTCTCATCCGTCAAAATACCTGTACCTAGATAGATACCTACGTTTTCCATATTGGCATTGGCAACCACTTTGTTAATGGTGAAACGTGCTGTAATCTTGTTACCGTTTTTAGCAAAAGACACGTTTCTGACAAAGAAATACGGCGTCACAGGAATATCCTGCACAGTGTTTCCTTTTACGCTAATATAGATCGTATCATTAGAAGGCCTTTCCCAAGGTGCATTACCCATACGCACCAATTTGTAATCACCATTGAA
The Bacteroides caecimuris DNA segment above includes these coding regions:
- a CDS encoding DUF3823 domain-containing protein, which codes for MKKIIPFFIMICCLLAVSSCSYDNFEEPKATLTGKAIYDGEAVGVRSGSSEFALFQDGYALKGSIPVYIAQDGSYSVSLFNGDYKLVRMGNAPWERPSNDTIYISVKGNTVQDIPVTPYFFVRNVSFAKNGNKITARFTINKVVANANMENVGIYLGTGILTDEKQKEAELKLGNAVSLDQENTAEIEIPSGLVNESYLYARVGVKSDKSSEYCYSQSIKVALK
- a CDS encoding family 43 glycosylhydrolase, which gives rise to MKIMIVTIKQTLIAFGLLLAVTFPAFAQSGNPVLPGFHADPEILYSNKTKKYYIYSTTDGQPGWGGWYFTVFSSVDLKNWKDEGVMLDLKSDQVPWADGNAWAPCIEEKLVGDQYKYFFYYSGNPKTGGGKQIGVATSDSPAGPFVDLGHPIITDSPTGHGQQIDVDVFTDPASGKSYLYWGNGYMAGAELNDDMISIKKETITVMTPEGGTLQDYAYREAAYVFYRNGLYYFMWSVDDTGSPNYHVAYGTSTSPLGPIKVAKSPVVLIQNPEKEIYGPAHNSILQVPGTDKWYIVYHRINKNYLKSDPGVHREVCIDRMEFNEDGSIKQVIPTR
- a CDS encoding glycoside hydrolase — its product is MKGKKILAALGFFSIASVAGGCSQPAPEIRYQIETDQLCQTMAYFSASDAWSMQFIGLWPQEKQNQIADWLFSTENDANGQPKGIGLSLWRFNVGAGSKEQGENSQIASPWMRAECFLNPDGTYDWNKQQGQRNFLKLAKERGVNKFLAFLNSPPIYYTQNGLATNTGRGGTANLKPDCYEKYARFLADVVQGVEQHDGIKFNYICPFNEPDGHWNWVGPKQEGCPATNREVARTVRLLSKEFVDRDMDTQILVNESSDYRCMFRTHETDWQRGYQIQAFFCPDSVDTYLGDTPNVPRLMLGHSYWTNTPLSDLRNIRLQLRDTLDKYNVDFWQTETCIMGNDEEIGGGGGFDRTMKTALYVARIIHHDIVYAGAKSWQWWRAIGGDYKDGLIRECTTDNNFLDGRVEDSKLMWALGNYSRFIRPGAIRLSVSAFDQTDALIPDGDTDQQGLMCSAYKNVDGTYVMVVINYANEEKEFSIHKGKVGNTQWQIYRTSDKEGENLLPVGTVKSGKIVQIPARSIITLQGK